The genomic segment AATCATTCCCACACTCGAATAATATGTGACATCAGGTGATAAATTCAACTTGGTCAGCCAAGAGTAGACCtacgatcctttttttttttttttttttttttttttttttttgctaaagaaaaggggtagggggggaggaagggacaagcccacccccgcgtagcagcccccactgggcccccgccccgccaggagaatgttcgatgcgggcagaaatggccgtgtgttgggcaccccgaccggttttactcataccctccccacccgtaggcccggctcagctacttctctgagctctggctcgagtcccacgtgtgagtacgtcacacccggcaccaccccggctactagcggttcaagagcggtcctacaccacaagtccaagcagtggccaaagtagtgagctccggtccacaatttaatcgtcgccgcagcgattcgaacttggaacctaatggttagaattgctgcccagtaccactaggctaccaccttggtggcagaCCTACGATCCTTCCCAaaggaaaacaaagatatgATAAAGATTGACGAGACTCGTAACCAATTTCTTTCACCTTAGAGTAATGACTTAGGCGAAGCACCTTCCTGTTATTATCCTTGGACTAGACTATATAATGAAATTGAGTCCCACAAGAAAGAAATTATGTTAGACCGGCAAAGTTGGGCCCCACAGCCAATTCTATCCTCGTCTGCATTACTCTGAACTTCGGATTAGATTGGAGGGACTCTTTGTGTCATCAGCTTAATAATAATTCCCCTTATTAGTTATCACCAACAAGATTCATAAAACGTGGCCAAGAAAGGAAATCATAGCATCCAGGACTTATATAATTAACTCTTAGATAaactgtgaggacccgtgcgggcgtgtgtttagtcccacatcggttattcgctgggtagatcttgggtacttatacaggatcaaggaacccaaataataacttccggctagccattttgggtgagattctgGGTTGTTACATAAACCATGCATTATTATCACTACTTTCCATTGTATTCTTTGGTTTTTTTCTAGTTAGGGATTGGTGCAGTGCGTAAAGGATAGGTTGTGATAGTAAGGCCCTGCATATCATTCAACTAATCACTAACTTCCACATAACATTGGTGAATTCAGCAGTGAATAGATGGGTGACCTTAAGCAGTTTTCTGAACCACTAGAGTGTTTCTGAACTATTAATAAGGAAGTAACCTAGAAAATGTAATTATTTTTGGATGGTCACACCAGCTatcctttcaaagaaaaaaaagcaagtCGCCTAGAAATAGCAAATAGCAAGTGATCTTAAATTTAGGAGGGAAAGGAATACTGAATTGCTATTACTAAGAATATCCTGCCTAATTTTTAGATATATCATTGGGGTCCAACTACCCCTTTGAATTATGTTTTGCAACATTTATTCTGAAATCACCAAGATTAAGGTTACTCATTTTGCATTAaattttctattcatattaCACACTTTTATGGTGAACAACATCCTCCAATACATTTGAATGATAAATTTGTAAATAGTGACCATCACATACCAACCAATTGCATAAGCAAGCATTATCTTGAGTAGGAATCACCCTATTCTCCGAGAGCCAAAAAGCTACACAATTTGGTAACTTGATAGTGATTTATCAATTTGGAAAGAAATGAACGGTTGATTGTAAGTTACCTCGAGGATGTAAACGAGAGATATGCATGGAATAATTACTTTAAGTTGAGTATTAAAGCAAACAGTGCTGCAAACTCGATGGTGACGTATGTTGCTAATCACATAGCATCTACTTTGCGGACAATTATGACAGATATCTCTTCTAAGTTGttggatattttattttctaatgccCATAGATGATTTATTCTTGATTAGTTTAATAAATCTGATTTTCTAAAAAGAAAACAACAGATACAACTATAGTGCCGGCCTTATTCACTGAAATTCTTATGTATTGATTTTACATTATATGAACACTATAGTCTTCTCTTACCCTACTCGCAAGCTGCAGATGAAAAGAGAATCTTTCTGTAGTACAAAAGGGAGCGTGTGTATCATCTCCTTGTATATTTgtttgtgtgtatatatatatatatatatatatcatatctGGTTCTTGTTATTAAAGCACTTCCACTTTCCCTACCAGCCGCCtcaaaatagactctctctctctctctctccccccctaaCGCTATAAATATACCATTAAAACCAACAAAGCACCAATCACTCTATAATATCTGCAACCAGTCTTCCATCTCTTGTTTTAACTAGCTTTCTTCTTCGCCACTTCTTCTCGTCCGTTTGCAGTCTATATCAGTATGGGAGAAGGAACCACAAACCTCCCACCTGGTTTCCACTTCTTCCCTTCCGATGAAGAGCTTGTCATCCATTTCCTCTATCGCAAGGCGGCTCACCTTCCATGCCATCCCATCATCCCAACCATTGATCTCCTCTATTGTGATCCATGGGATCTTAATGGTTAGCATGCTGCCCTTCTCTAAAAAGTATACGTATCTGCTTcagcttcttcttctctcttcttcttcttcttcctctcaaaagcTAATGGGACTTCTATGTAATGCATGTATGAAGGTAAAGCTCTTCAAGGAGGTAACTACTGGTATTTCTTCACCCATAGGGCCCAAAATAGGGAGACTGCCAATGGTTACTGGAAACCTATCGGCGTCGAGGAGGCCATTACTGGCAGTGACCATAATGATGTTGGCTTGAAGAAGACTCTCATATTTTATGTTGGAGAGCCTTCCGAGGGAATGAAAACCAATTGGATAATGCATGAGTACCATCTATTTGATGGTGTTCTTGATAATGCCAGTAGTAGTGGTGGTAGCAGCAGGTCTCTGAAGAAGAGAAGCAGCCCGAGAACTGTAAGTCTAATCATCTTAGCCATTCATTCTCTCTTACTTTTTCATATTTACCAGTGCTCATCACTTCTTCCTCCATGGGTACGGTTGATTACTTCAATTCTTCTAATGTGCCTAATCACGACTTGAtcctcttcatgatcattagGAATCCAACAAGTGGGTCATATGTCGAGTTTATGAATCGAGCTGCAGTTCGCAGGGCTTCCATGACGACGGGATGGAGCTTTCATGCTTGGATGAAGTTTTCTTATCACTGGATGATCTTGATGAAGTAAGCTTGCCAAATTAGATCGGAGTCCCCCCTACTTTGCCAAGGTCAAATAAGAACAAACCAACCTAACCAATGTAATTACACCGGCGTTAGCCCTCTTCGATGTTGTCTCCAATAACATCTGTATCAATTTCCAAGTACTTAGTTTCTTAAGCTCATTCGAGTGATTCAAGcggccccttctctctctttttttaagcTTTTGAGACTGTTTGTGGACTTTGGAGCACATGTTATAGGCCATTGGTTGGGGGAGGGTCCCTAATTACTTGGTGGGGTTTGGGCATTCCTTATGGCATCTTTTCCTCGAATTCTTCTCCAATTCATCTCTTTTCTGTGCATGTTCTGATGGTTGAATGGCTTTGTTGCGCCACAAAGCAATGGACCTGCTTTTGTCTAATTTTGTTTAAGTGGATGGGTGGAGCTTACGCAAGCCTGTCGTCAATGGGATAAGCTTATACGTGCACGAAGGCACGCCTGGGGAGGGAGGCTTTTTTGGGACCATGAGTGGAAGTGGAGCTTCGTTCGGGGCATCAAACTGCCAAACCGGTGCTTGGACCCACCAAGATTTTATAATAGCCAGGAGCGTCCTCGCACTGATAACAAAATCAACTCGTGGCAGCCCATAAACTGTagcatttgagaatacaataaccattggtgctgtgacattttaaGGAATATAACTTGGAAGTATTAATTTGTACAATAGCTTTGTTGGGATCTAGTTTTAGATGTAGGACGAGGTCACCAAATTGGAGCATTTTCTGCCCAATATAACCCCCTTGTCGCATTTATAGACTTACTGCAATTCCAAGGTTGCTCCAAACCTTTGCATTATGCTGTggtataatatttttctttcattcgAACTCTCAATTTTGCATGGAACTTTAACTAGATCTAGGCACTCGTCTTTTCTCGGTTGTTTGGATGTTCCTAGCTTTGATAAAATAACTTACAATAGAAAATAAGTTTTTCGTTATAGAAGAGGGAAGTTGTTTTTCATGGAAGTcgattttttagattttatggcCCTATTGTTATCTACGAaacaaattttatataaatcatCCGTGTAAAACTCAATTGTTTCATGCGTACGATATTTAGATGGTAGATATCAGGTTCTAAAGCTGGCTAGCTCAAAGAAACATTCTCAATTTGATGAATTATTTATTCATGTCGTAGAGTTAATCAAGAGATTGTTTCTAAGTATGTGGATTTAGTACTCTCTA from the Phoenix dactylifera cultivar Barhee BC4 chromosome 14, palm_55x_up_171113_PBpolish2nd_filt_p, whole genome shotgun sequence genome contains:
- the LOC103720524 gene encoding NAC domain-containing protein 104-like, which codes for MGEGTTNLPPGFHFFPSDEELVIHFLYRKAAHLPCHPIIPTIDLLYCDPWDLNGKALQGGNYWYFFTHRAQNRETANGYWKPIGVEEAITGSDHNDVGLKKTLIFYVGEPSEGMKTNWIMHEYHLFDGVLDNASSSGGSSRSLKKRSSPRTESNKWVICRVYESSCSSQGFHDDGMELSCLDEVFLSLDDLDEVSLPN